The genomic interval TAAAATTAAAGGTAACcctttagggttagggttagtagaataattGCACATGTAGACGGTAGATTGTCAAGTGTTAACATATTTAGCACAAAGTCTACTAATACACTAATGACTGGTAGTTGACATATAAgctacttatagttagtaacttatatataataacttataGTTAGTGGACTATTAAAATCAAGTAATACCCAATCAAAACATACAGTGACCAGGGGCCATCAAAAGCAAGGCACCATACACAAGAATAGCGTACTACATTAATGTCTTCTGAAGATTTTTCTGACCAACTACTATgtgtcaaatatttaatataaataaaatgaaccaataaaactaattcatataagggaaaaaaacaataatatatttaaataatgtaaataatgtgcTTGGCCCCTAAATATGTGAACAAACTTCACAACAACACATTATTCTTAATATCTCTTTAATCACACTGTTCAATATTAGTTAAATTCTATCAATCAAAGTAAATCAATATCTCAAAAAAACCCTCACAACTCAGGACAAAAATAGGCACTGCAAGCAGGGAGACCAAAAAAAGCACCCTTAAATGTCAGGCTACATTTGTGTTCAGACTAAACATTTGTCATCTgttccattttatttcaaagaatgCTTTGTTCTCCACTCGGTGCTTATTTTACTGCTCACAGGAGCACTTGCATAGCATTTTCCTCAAACTTCTTGACCTCCCTGTATCACATGTCActtcaaaaacaacacagcGCTCTGAgaaagtatacatatataattaatttccaATCATTGGACTTTCAATAAACAATGGGGTCTAAAAAGTCAGAGACCACtagtgaaaatgcatttttcttttccattacacattacattataaGCAAAAACCTTCAGAGTTAAAAtctgaattgaaaaaaaaaacacaacaggaatatgtgaatgtgtttgttttaatggcaCCAGAAATTTTCTCCAGCACGATCTGAGCATGATTCAGAAATCATCTTGAACCTCAGAATACCTGACTCTCGATTTACTCAATTAGTGACCTAGAAAGTGTTTTTCATTATCCGTCACTCGTTTTGAAGTTGTTTAAAATTCTCAatctttaaaacttttaatttaaaatgaaaacaaataaaaaactcaAAATTTCCAATGTAGTCTCAGACTTTTTCCCCAACTGAAAATTTCCAACAagtgttaaaaaacatttaagcagaGCAAACTTCTTTAAAGCAATGTGAGCTCTTCAAACGACACAAAATTCAAGTAAAGAAGTTGAGGAGCAAACGTTAAGGCCATTCTCATTTGTTATCTGGATACTGATATTGCATTTTGTGATCTTGAAGAACCCTATGATTCAGATAAATGATGCTAAGTACATAGCTGTCTGACTGCACAGCTCACTTGATTTGAAGTTGATGGAGTGACTTTGGAGTAGCGTGACATCTGATTGGTCTATTTCATGTCCTATTAAAGTTCTTCATTCTTACTAGAAGATGGTGATTGACCTGCTCCTCCAGATGCTTCCACCTCCGCAGAAGCACTGTTTTTCTCCTGGAAATTGAGTGAAGCGGAGTTTATGCAGTAGCGTTTCTTTGTTGGTCGAGGTCCATCATCAAAAAGGTGGCCCAGGTGAGCACCGCACTAcaatgagaagaaaaaataaaatctgttgtttgttgttttttgaaagTTGTTTTCATAGTTAAAAGAAGATAAATCTGGTTTTGTACCTGACTGCAGGTTGTCTCCACTCTGTGCATCCCGTATGAAAAGTCATCAGTTAGCGTTACAGAGTCCTTATTGATCAAATCAAAAAAGGAGGGCCATCCTGCAAAAGCAAAATAACACTGAGGCTTAAGTGAATCTTTCTGTGATCCACAAACCTATAAACCTCTGATCCTGGTGTGTGTTTCCATCTCATGCTGTGCCTGTCCTAATGCTGAAGCTCATTCTGAGTGAATCCTCGCATGTACTTTCCTCTCTATccttgtctttcatttcttttgctcTAGTGATGTGGAAACTAATCAGTAAACTTAATGCAGCACATTGCATATATTAAGAACGTAAAGCACACAGAGTTTGATTATGTGGCAAAGAATATGGGAAAATTTGGTcctttagtgtttttaaatgcaaaattcacCCCCATGATTCTTGGGTGTTTGGTTTCCGGCAAAACCAGATACAAGAAATTGTCCATCTATACCCCAGTGAACGTGAGATCAGGAAGTGAAACAAATCTCACTGAAAATGGTTATCGCCAGTCTGTCTCACGGTCCTGTTTCTTTCATCTGGAAAATTTCTACCGAGTAACAGGGGTGCAAGTAGAAAGAATGGCTGCTCTGACTCATGGGTGGTCCTGCTCATGGCTCTCTGGGTAGGTGGAACGTTTGGAGAAGAAGAACCTTGGGAACATACTACTATATTTGTTTAGGTTTATGACGAAAAAAAGCCTACCTACTTTAGTACTAAAAATTTTGAAGTACTACCTCCTGATTACCGGTAGAGGGAAAGACATTAAATTACTGCaaagcaaaatgaatgaaaagtaCTGCGGGGTACACTACCTCCaattattctttaaaacattacagaaaaagCTCTGCAAAAACAGTGTTAAGTCTAATGATAAGTCTAAACTGTCAGTTTTTAatctagaaaacaaaaaattaatactAGAGCATTTcgagaatattaaaaatgtcaatggtATTTCTGGAAaaacactacttttttttttttttttttaaatgagcagaacagtttataataagaaatgtttcttaagcacgaaatcagcatattagaatgatttctaaaggatcaagGGACACTGAAAACAACAGCTGCTGAAATTAAGCTACAAACTGGttactttaaattgcaatatatttcacaacattactgtttatactgtattttggatTACTTAAATCTCAAGAACGtgttaaatatgcaattatataattaaaaaaacctaacTATGCCATTTCTCTTTCTGTCCACAGATTTGAGAACTATTTAAGACGttcaaaaagttaatttaaggTTTTCTAAGTATACTCTGTTCTAAATAATAACGGAGAACTAACAGAAAGAGTTGTCTAAGGGCCAATGTGGGAAACCTTCACGCCCTTTATTCTAGCTTTCGACCCTAATTATTGGCTAGCACGTCTTGGTAACTCTATCTTCATAATCAGGAAGCAGGAGTCGGTTTACTGCTGTGATACTACGTGTGGTGAACAGAAGTCAGTCAGTCATCCAGCCGCTCATTCTATACTTTCCCTCCTCAACCCCTCAATCGCCATCTATACTgacccctctctctcctccctcttaGGGAGGAGATGCTTGGCTGCAACTACAAAGCCACGAAATTCCACTCAGACACAGGAAGCTCTAGGGGGAATATAGGAATCCTATGACTCAGACCGGGAGAATCCCGGCGGATCGTCGTGGAGCTGATCTAATGGAGTTTTATCGCTAGGGCGAGCGGCCCAGTGAATGGAGCAGTGTAGCGTCACTCTAACAAAACAGGAAATTGAGTCTATATGAGTCCAGGCTGCAGTGTTGCCTGCATGCAATGCAGCCCGTTTGGCACCCATCTCTATGTCGAAGACATAAAAAATCGGATTTTTCAACACGGGGCCCAGATGTTTCTCATTTCGTCCTGTTTTCTGTAGAGGATTCTTGCATACACGTTTTACTTTTGTTCGCAGAGTGAATAAAAATAGCATGAGTAATGCTACAGAAGTATGTGATTTGGAGCTCAGATCTGTATGAGATCAACAATCCGTTGCTGGgatatattacaattacattttatacactCGGCCTCAATTCAACATTCACTTAGACTGAGTTGAAGAGAGTTGTTTAaacttaaaacagaaaacataatAGCATTGTAGCATAAAGCCATTATAAAAAGCACTTCCAGGAAACCCATTCATAACAACGATGACctgcatttaatgcaataaaatcaaagtGACTATAATATGCTTTATTAGCATTACATTCTTGCATACAATGACGGATGATGTGCAAGATgccatgttttttatttaaagttgaaCTATATCAATGCAACATGTAACATTCATTGAGGAGCAAAGCCAAATTTTTTCTTGGCTGATAAAACGTCTCTAAACTATCTTCACTTGATTTTTCCAAGCAAATACTGCCATTTTCTGTaagcctttaaaaaaactaataagcaaaaaaactCAAGTTTGTTCTCTATACGTGAAGGAAGCATTTTTGATATgcacaatttaaacatttaagaagATTATGGATAACTGTGGCGGAATGTTTATAGCCAATAACATTAATCTCAAAAAGAACAGATATcgcttattaaaatatttgagatattttgaaggatCTTGAAGTCAGGGTGTTGTTCGCTGTATAGTGCTGTAATTCCTATATAAAGGAGCGTGTGAGGTTTCGCGCTCTACACTTGCAGCCTATTAGGCAGCTGACTGGATTCACATTCGTCCTTGCAATCAACCTTAAAAGAGGTTGAGAAGGTTAAACTCCCTTATTGAGCCAATCAACAGAAGAACGAGTAGCAATAAGccttgtctatttttttttctctttcactgaTAAACAATTAGGCTTAGTCTTGTACCATTATGtacacaattaacaaaagaTGTACTGGAGCTGTtcagagcattaaaaaaaaaaatcaagtataAACTCTATTCTGATTTTAAGTGAGTGCAGAACCATACCTGATCCAGACTCAAACTTCTTATCAGACCTGCAAAGACAGTAAgtcattaataacaaaatattgacTACCGAATAAGATAATTCAATCAgaaataaagattaaatacaATGGGCATGTTAAAAATGGGTCATTATGGACACTCACGTGAAAAGAGAGGCACCACAAACGACACAATGGTAGGTCCCTTCTTCTTTGTTATCTGTGTATTTTCCTGTAAAAGCACTAgggatgacaaaaaaaaaaaaacacaaactgtgactttatacattaaaatgatcaactaTGCATACGGTTAGCTTAAATGAAAGATAACGGTCAGCTTGTTAAAAGTTCATCAATTAATGCTAATCCATATTACTGCTCATTTCAAAGTGCATTTCAGTTTCCCAAGCTCTCGTGTttatgaaaaaaactgtaaatgcaaGCAACTGACTAAGCATTTCTTATCTACATGAGCTGAAGAGGATTTGTGGGGGAACACAGTAACAGGCCTCAAAATGCACCTTTCAGGTCTCTTTCTTTGCTCTCTTCTCACAGGCTAAGGGGCATTTTTCACATTCCTACTGCCAATGGGCCGATAAATACTTTCCCCACGTGTGTTTTACCACAGAGCAACGGAGGAAAAGCCATGTTTTCCCTTCTACGCTACATCCTCCTTCTACTCAACCTCTATCTCATGGCATTGGGTCGTTCAGCAGAGAACCAGCCAAGAATCTAACGTTGTTGGAACATATCTGAATTATTTGCAATATGGCATTTTACTTTGTGGCTGCTTTTACGTCATACTTTTATACTTATCTGCAAATTTTTAATACTTAACCATTACTTGATAATTCAAGCATGTCCAAACCTAcgactgaaaatgtattttaaagtgtctttcAGTTAGGATGGGTGTCCCACCTCTCTGTGCCCTTTTGCTGAGTAACATGGTACTGCATGGGGGTCAAACGCTTCCTCAGCTCTTCCTCTGGGAACGTCTTGGGCCATGTCTTCTTACTTCGGCACGTTCCTACAGGTCAGGCAAACGTAAGTGTTCGTAATTTCAAAGTAAAGCAGTGCAGAATTACTCAAAACAAACAATGCCGTTCTAATCTAGGCCTCTATGTGACTCCTTCCAAGCAGGAGTCAGCACTTTTGTCTGGTTACTTTGGTAGCAAATGATTTGGTTTGGCCGATAACAAAGGATGTCTACTACAATTCCTGACTCGACTCTTGCCTGgaaaaatcacagtgtcagtgacacacacacagaatccaAACGCTCCGTCAGTGATGTGCTACAGCCAAAGTATTACGCCGAGGAAAATTTGATTTTCCCTGCATAACATACGCAGTGAGTTATGACATTCTAGATGAGCGCTCATGTTGGCTGTTTATACAGAAGGCAGCGATCTTGACTGCTACACTTGGCCCCTAGCTTTACAACAATGCCGACCTCTAGAGGTCAACCTGAGGAGTGAGTAATTGTCACCAGAAGGACTTTCAAACTAATTCATTAAACAGTGATGCAACTTCTACTGATAACAAACTCCAAAACATCAATGAAggcgaaaaagaaaaaaaacactaaaaagtgCTCCTGAACCATCCACTCTGGCGACCGTAAGGTCCTCAGATAAAGACAAGCACTGTAGCCATGTTTTTAAAGGGGGCCAGATGTCCATCTGTACGCCATTTAGTCACCGGGACATGCAGAagttttaaattacatacaaTTCTACTGCAATTTCCCATTACAGAGTGCTTTCTCCCCTCCTTTCCACCTTCTTTCCTGCTAATAACGATTTTTTCACTCGTGTTCCTGTGGGGTCTGTCCTGCTCCCGTATTGTTTGGCCAGTTTTACGGCTTGCGTTCTGGTGAGAGCAGGTCTCCCTTCACTTAGGCTATGTGGAGAATTCCTCTCGACAAGATTGAAACCATGTGAATGGAGGAAATAATGGGGTCTTTAAAGGTCCCTCTGGTGAATGGGCTCCATTGATGGGCCCTGCTCTGTCCAGCGAGTACAAAGTTACTTCTGACAAACACGGGGAAGAGGGGAGGAGAGCGCAAAAAGGAGGGGGTCGCCTCCCTGCAGGACTCTCCCGTATTCCTTTCGACTCTGTGAGAGGGGTCTTCTGGATCCTATTagcgagacagagagagaattcCTATTTTTTGTGTATGGAGGACTCTGAACGCTATTTATACTGTGAGAGAGGGGGAGGgagaaagtgttttatttcttgGTTTGTCTAGAAAAGCCTCTAAGGAggcatttaaagaaattcaGGAATTCGGTCTGTGTCACCCCCTGCAAATGATTTAGTTTTGGTGCACCGAGAGGTCACGCTACAAATCAGCACGTTGTTCCAACATCCCTCCGCTATAACCTCAAGTGAAAGTTATTTCCTAATTGGAAGCAAGATTTGTTTTTAGCACGGGCCTTTTGCTTCACACCAAAAATATCACGTCTTCCCCCGGACACTTTTCACGCTTCTTTCTACCTATTCTCAGCTCATCGCATCAGCCTTAAGCATACAAAAAACTTagtaatagttagtaaggtagttgttacgTTTAAgcattagggatgtagaataaggtcaaaTAGAAATGGCTTTAATATGCGCTcaattagtactaataaatggctaatattctagtaatatgcatgctaataagcaactaataggttaAAACCGTACCgtaaaagtgttaccaatattttttgtatatagtataaatcatatgaatataaatatcaataggcctacatgtaaatattttctaaatatactctgtatgtgtgtgtgtgtgtgtgtgtatatatatatatatatatatacacacacacacacacacacatatatatatatacacacactacatttttattgattttgagcTAATATGAAAGTAATAGTAATGATAACCATCACAATATCATCTTGTTTGTATGACATCTTGCAGATTATTCTGACACAGAAACACTCCTGGCGTTAACATGCACCAATGATTAATGTACAAAAATGCAATTAGACACAACTAACTGATCGAAAAAAGTTCCCTCAGAACACAGCATGTTTAAATTGCGAGTCTCATTTAAATTCCTAAAATGgaaaatgcaaacacaaacgCAATCATTAGTAGATCTTAAAGCTATACTGGTCATGCAAGCTTAAAAAGAAGGTAAAACAGTGTGTTAGGGAGTTATTCCACGAGCAACTGAAGAGCTAAACGGAGGAAAACAAATAAGAGCAAAGCAAAAGGTGACATTTCCGGGGCAAGGGGTcatcaaatgcagaaaaaccAACTCAAGCATCAGGGGGAACCTGATATCTGGAAACCCACTAAAGATCTAAAAGTATTAACTGTTCAGCCGCTCGGCTGTCCGTGCATTTATGCGAAGACAGTCAAAGTGATCCATGTCGGGCTGCCTTTAGATAAATCCAGAAGTTGGTTTCTCCACAAGTGACCTTATCattaaccaaacacacacacacacacaagcacacacccCTTGCCGaatgctcacacacacgcgtgtGCGCACATATGAAAGAATCAAGAAAGCAAagcacactgcacacacacacacagcatccaGGTGACCTGAGGGGAGCCCGCAGGCCTTGAGTTTTACAGGTTGGCCTTGGCTGACCAGATGCAGTAGATTGAACCCGGACATGGCTGCGGCCGGTGCTGCAGGAGAACAGAAACAGCGGCGCCTGCTAAAACACCCTCCTACCACTCAggctaaaaaataataaagacaaacacagtcgaggagggagaggaaggagaaaaaaaaacacaacataggTCAACGCAGATGTCAGTCACAGAGATGGACACTTAGAGCAGCCAATCACGGGACGGCTGACACTTCTCATGCAGGGAAAGACTGATTAACGTCTCTGTGGAGATAGAGAGAAGCGAACAGGAATGATAAAGATGTAAAAACATATCCCCAACAACCAACCTTAAGACACATTCACTTTCACAAATGACAGTTAAATGTATATCACAGggcataatataaaaaaaactcatttaaaacagtggcatataaagttttaataaagcCAACAACTTTAAAGCagccatttttcattatttttttcatttttgattgctGACTAATATATACGAAATTTGAGATTTTTATCTGTCAATCAGAAATGTAAGTTAAAGTCTcgcaattcattttttttttggtcagaaaTGAGAAAACATGGCACAGTTCTCAGTTTACTcatcacaattctgactttgtaTCTCACGGTCCTAAACGCTTTCCTCAGAATTGTGAAAAGAATTCTGAATtagtaaacttaaaaaaaaataaatgttacaaataccttttcattttctgttttcaggcTTACATTTTAACCATTGAGATTATCTTCAAAGAGTCATTAAAAGGTCTTACATGTGACTTACGTCAAGTTTAATGAGCTGGGTTATTCGTTTTAGAATTCAGAGCCTTGAGAagacacaggaaaaaaaaagcgcaAAGCATTTTGCATAGAAAACAGATAAAAGAGAAGCTTATCAGCGGTTTCTATGGCTGTAGCACGTCAGTTGTGTATCTGTGGGCCATGAAGTGAAAACTAACCCTTATAATTCAATTTATACTAATACACATGAGCAACTTTGCTTATATCAGCTACAGAGAACAATCTACTTTGCTGTCATTTAATTCAACTCGGTACGTTATATATCCTAGCCATGTAGGTTACAGTACCTAGCGTAGCGGGTGGAATCAGTGCTAGGAGCGGCCTTGCGGACTTATGGGAACGACTGCATTGGAGCAGGGCCACGGATCGGAGAAGACGGACAGCCATCCTGGCCTACGGCAAACTCGAGCGCGCGCCGAAGAACGCCGGAAGGTTTTTAAGACCTTCTCCGAGCCTTCTCGTAACTACAAAGACCTAAGGAAAAGGTAGCTTTAAAACTGTTAGAGGCCAAAGACTGTGGGAAGTTACAGCCCAACTATGGTTAGAGAGACAGAGCGCTGCTGAGAGCGAGGGTGAAGCTGTGGTTTATAAGGAATGAGGTCCATCTAGTGGTCGTGCAGCTGTGTGAGGAAAAGGAGAGATCTTTTCGTCTACTGCAACAAGGAGACAGGAGAAGAGCACAAGTAACACAGCATCatcttttttgcatttagcACTTATTTAgtgatacatatacatatagacatagacatatacatatatacatatatacatatatatggcCTCTGCCACTAAACAAGCTTGGCtcttatgtttcattttaaacttaatcTATAGCCAAGGCTGTAgtttaacacattaaatatgaacagATTCCATATACTGTCTTAATACATTTTGTCTTGATCTTGTTGGCACTTAGGGGCCTGGTCTGTCCGGCACAATTGGTTTTAACACATGAACAGATACAGACGCAAGCAAGGCCACATCTTAAAAATATCCAGCAATCTCTTGCAGAGGCGACTATAAATAGACGGGTTATAATAAGCTGGACGTTTACATCGTTCACATTCCAGAAAGATCTCTTTAAATGATCTGAACGCTTGTTCTGGTTTCCTGTCATCTCACTGCATGTGCATTGCATTCATTCGGTTATTTTACTCGGTTTAGCTGCACTGATGAATCAAACgcaacaaatgtcattttgacaCTTATCACTAGCAATAAACTCCACTgaactacagcaaaaaaactGGCAAAATAAGAGCATTTCAAGCCTCTGCTCACCACAAACTTCAAGTGCTCCGAGTATCAGTGCGGTTTATAAATAAAGCACGCTTTGATACTTGGGGTGCAGCGACGGTCATAACTACACAAGGCCATAAAGTAACAGATGAGAgctgaaatgttaaaatcaacGGTTGCAAGGGCATTGTGAACAGCAAATGAAAGCATATCAGACGTGAATGAATCTCTCAAGCATTAGAAACCCTCTGTGCGTTTTGCTCGGCAACAATAGGATGTTTAACATATCGGATTCACACCAGAATCACAAGCACAAACTTATTATTACACAGCCTGCTTTTTGTTTATGAGACaggtgtcaggggtttggaggGCTACTGAATAAACATGACATCAAATATTGATGGC from Puntigrus tetrazona isolate hp1 chromosome 4, ASM1883169v1, whole genome shotgun sequence carries:
- the msrb3 gene encoding methionine-R-sulfoxide reductase B3 isoform X2 encodes the protein MSGFNLLHLVSQGQPVKLKACGLPSGTCRSKKTWPKTFPEEELRKRLTPMQYHVTQQKGTESAFTGKYTDNKEEGTYHCVVCGASLFTSDKKFESGSGWPSFFDLINKDSVTLTDDFSYGMHRVETTCSQCGAHLGHLFDDGPRPTKKRYCINSASLNFQEKNSASAEVEASGGAGQSPSSSKNEEL
- the msrb3 gene encoding methionine-R-sulfoxide reductase B3 isoform X3 is translated as MLCSHSGPLSPLFFSLFLLSGTCRSKKTWPKTFPEEELRKRLTPMQYHVTQQKGTESAFTGKYTDNKEEGTYHCVVCGASLFTSDKKFESGSGWPSFFDLINKDSVTLTDDFSYGMHRVETTCSQCGAHLGHLFDDGPRPTKKRYCINSASLNFQEKNSASAEVEASGGAGQSPSSSKNEEL
- the msrb3 gene encoding methionine-R-sulfoxide reductase B3 isoform X1, which produces MAVRLLRSVALLQCSRSHKSARPLLALIPPATLGTCRSKKTWPKTFPEEELRKRLTPMQYHVTQQKGTESAFTGKYTDNKEEGTYHCVVCGASLFTSDKKFESGSGWPSFFDLINKDSVTLTDDFSYGMHRVETTCSQCGAHLGHLFDDGPRPTKKRYCINSASLNFQEKNSASAEVEASGGAGQSPSSSKNEEL